One genomic segment of Rhinopithecus roxellana isolate Shanxi Qingling chromosome 6, ASM756505v1, whole genome shotgun sequence includes these proteins:
- the LOC115898250 gene encoding LOW QUALITY PROTEIN: keratin, type II cytoskeletal 8-like (The sequence of the model RefSeq protein was modified relative to this genomic sequence to represent the inferred CDS: substituted 1 base at 1 genomic stop codon), whose amino-acid sequence MSIRVTQKSYKVSTSGPRAFSSRSYTSGPGARISSSSFSRVGSSSFRGGLGGGYGGASGMGGITAVTVNQSLLSPLNLEVDPNIQAVRTQEKEQIKTLNNKFASFIDKVRFLEQQNKMLETKWSLLQQQKTARSNMDNMFESYINNLRRQLETLGQEKLKLEAELGNMQGLVEDFKNKYEDEINKRTEMENEFVLIKKDVDEAYMNKVELESRLEGLTDEINFLRQLXEEEIRELQSQISDTSVVLSMDNSRSLDMDSVIAEVKAQYEEIANRSRAEAESMYQIKYEELQSLAGKHGDDLRRTKTEISEMNRNISRLQAEIESLKGQRASLEAAIADAEQRGELAIKDANAKLSELEAALQRAKQDMARQLREYQELMNVKLALDIEIATYRKLLEGEESRLESGMQNMSIHTKTTSGYAGGLSSAYGGLTSPGLSYGLGSSFGSGAGSSSFSRTSSSRAVVVKKIETRDGKLVSESSDVLPK is encoded by the coding sequence ATGTCCATCAGGGTGACCCAGAAGTCCTACAAGGTGTCCACCTCTGGCCCCCGGGCCTTCAGCAGCCGCTCCTACACGAGTGGGCCTGGTGCCCGCATCAGCTCCTCGAGCTTCTCCCGAGTGGGAAGCAGCAGCTTTCGGGGTGGCCTGGGCGGCGGCTATGGTGGGGCCAGCGGCATGGGAGGCATCACCGCAGTCACGGTCAACCAGAGCCTGCTGAGCCCCCTTAACCTGGAGGTGGACCCCAACATCCAGGCTGTGCGcacccaggagaaggagcagaTCAAGACCCTCAACAACAAGTTTGCCTCCTTCATAGACAAGGTACGGTTCCTGGAGCAGCAGAACAAGATGCTGGAGACCAAGTGGAGCCTCCTGCAGCAGCAGAAGACGGCTCGGAGCAACATGGACAACATGTTCGAGAGTTACATCAACAACCTTAGGCGGCAGCTGGAGACTCTGGGCCAGgagaagctgaagctggaggcagagcttggcaaCATGCAGGGGCTGGTGGAGGACTTCAAGAATAAGTATGAGGATGAGATCAATAAACGTACagagatggagaatgaatttgtccTCATCAAGAAGGACGTGGATGAAGCTTACATGAACAAGGTAGAGCTGGAGTCTCGCCTGGAAGGGCTGACTGATGAGATCAACTTCCTCAGGCAACTGTAGGAAGAGGAGATCCGGGAGCTGCAGTCCCAGATCTCGGACACATCTGTGGTGCTGTCCATGGACAACAGCCGCTCCCTGGACATGGACAGCGTCATCGCTGAGGTCAAGGCACAGTACGAGGAGATTGCCAACCGCAGCCGGGCTGAGGCTGAGAGCATGTACCAGATCAAGTATGAGGAGCTGCAGAGCCTGGCTGGGAAGCACGGGGATGACCTGCGGCGCACCAAGACTGAGATCTCCGAGATGAACCGGAACATCAGCCGGCTTCAGGCTGAGATTGAGAGCCTCAAAGGCCAGAGGGCTTCCCTGGAGGCCGCCATTGCAGATGCCGAGCAGCGTGGAGAGCTGGCCATTAAGGATGCCAACGCCAAGTTGTCCGAGCTGGAGGCCGCCCTGCAGCGGGCCAAGCAAGACATGGCGCGGCAGCTGCGTGAGTACCAGGAGCTGATGAACGTCAAGCTGGCCCTGGACATTGAGATCGCCACCTACAGGAAGCTGCTGGAGGGCGAGGAGAGCCGGCTGGAGTCCGGGATGCAGAACATGAGTATTCATACGAAGACCACCAGCGGCTATGCAGGTGGTCTGAGCTCGGCCTATGGGGGCCTCACAAGCCCCGGCCTCAGCTACGGCCTGGGCTCCAGCTTTGGCTCTGGCGCGGGCTCCAGCTCCTTCAGCCGCACCAGCTCCTCC